A single region of the Triticum dicoccoides isolate Atlit2015 ecotype Zavitan chromosome 2B, WEW_v2.0, whole genome shotgun sequence genome encodes:
- the LOC119364075 gene encoding uncharacterized protein LOC119364075: MAAVMAETLALAPVEDPEAPLDAAAIRSRFEQLSTLWGGDEEEPVDAAAEDELRSGCEADMQAEDAWDSSAAELESRCLDSYIEWLRKEVSLAEEENCKLSAEISVIGETVFKDTIPLDAEIESLESSLNTLDSEGLKHSKASPISTDSGFNQIDIEKDCKYQELKLDHQMGRSEMDLKLLQIQSISMQRDEEMWQLQSLVSGPKVLEFKDNCLRVLLKAPILTSECVILGQKLDCVVDSFVSDHELLIEVDEGSMELNKVQIFPADVCVDILIEKLKSSREVISAPSLGWLIRQCQQHIVINTLRRSLVNDANNSRHSFEYFDKDETIVAHLVGAIDAFFKISADWPLSSYGLKLISIRNSGTQPTNITLDLLCKTKELANGLEVETRRHLVRFVDAVEEILVREMQSELHSSRVSA, translated from the exons ATGGCTGCGGTCATGGCTGAAACCCTAGCGCTGGCCCCGGTGGAGGACCCCGAGGCGCCCCTCGACGCGGCCGCCATCCGAAG CCGGTTCGAGCAGCTCTCCACGCTGTGGGGAGGGGACGAGGAGGAGCCGGTGGATGCTGCGGCGGAGGACGAGCTGCGCTCCGGGTGCGAG GCGGATATGCAGGCGGAGGATGCGTGGGACTCCAGCGCTGCTGAGCTAGAGAGTCGCTGCTTGG ATTCGTACATTGAGTGGTTGAGAAAGGAGGTGAGCTTGGCAGAGGAGGAGAACTGCAAGTTATCTGCCGAGATTAGTGTCATTGGAGAGACAGTGTTCAAAG ACACGATTCCGCTGGATGCTGAGATTGAATCACTGGAGTCTTCACTGAACACACTTGATTCAGAG GGTTTGAAACATTCGAAAGCAAGTCCTATCTCAACTGATTCAGGCTTCAACCAAATAGATATTGAGAAGGACTGCAAATATCAG GAACTGAAACTAGATCATCAAATGGGAAGAAGTGAGATGGACTTGAAGCTGCTACAAATACAAAGTATTTCAATGCAAAG GGATGAAGAAATGTGGCAGCTTCAATCTCTGGTTTCAGGACCAAAGGTCTTAGAGTTTAAAGACAATTGTCTCAGGGTGCTCCTGAAGGCACCTATACTGACCTCGGAATGTGTAATTCTTGGACAAAAGTTGGATTGTGTTGTTGATTCTTTTGTTTCAGATCATGAGTTACTGATAGAAGTTGATGAAGGAAGCATGGAACTGAATAAAGTCCAG ATCTTTCCTGCTGATGTTTGTGTAGATATACTGATTGAGAAGCTCAAGTCCTCCAG AGAGGTCATTTCCGCTCCATCTTTGGGATGGCTCATTCGGCAATGTCAACAACATATTGTAATCAACACTCTAAGACGATCGTTGGTGAATGATGCCAATAATTCCAG GCATTCTTTCGAGTACTTTGACAAAGATGAAACAATCGTAGCTCATTTGGTTGGTGCAATCGATGCCTTCTTCAAGATATCTGCAGATTGGCCACTGTCGTCCTATGGTCTGAAGTTAATCTCAATCCGCAATTCAGGGACTCAGCCAACGAATATAACTTTAGATTTGCTCTGCAAGACCAAG GAACTTGCCAATGGCTTGGAGGTTGAGACTCGTCGGCATCTGGTAAGATTTGTAGACGCCGTTGAGGAGATTCTTGTTCGGGAGATGCAGTCAGAGCTCCACTCCAGCAGGGTTTCTGCTTAG
- the LOC119364076 gene encoding stearoyl-[acyl-carrier-protein] 9-desaturase 5, chloroplastic — translation MAFRACLPSHKASPSPSVAQRRASNGAPPVVAMASTMNEVKTAKKPYAPPREVHLQVMHSLPAQKQEIFDSLQSWARDNLLNLLKPVEKSWQPQDFLPDPSSEGFYDEVKELRERAKEIPDDYFVCLVGDMVTEEALPTYQTMLNTLDGVRDETGASPTAWAVWTRAWTAEENRHGDLLNKYMYLSGRVDMRQIEKTIQYLIGSGMDPGTENNPYMGFLYTSFQERATFISHGNTARHAKQFGDLKLAQICGTIAADEKRHETAYTKIVEKLFEIDPDYTVLAFADMMRKKISMPAHLMYDGEDNNLFEHFSSVAQRLGVYTAKDYADILEFLVQRWKVADLTGLSGEGRRSQDYVCTLATRFRRLDERAQARAKQGPVVPFSWVYDRKVQL, via the exons ATGGCGTTCAGGGCCTGCCTCCCGTCCCAcaaggcctcgccgtcgccttccgTCGCGCAGAGGAGGGCCAGCAATGGGGCACCGCCGGTGGTGGCCATGGCCTCCACCATGAACGA GGTCAAAACTGCCAAAAAGCCCTATGCTCCCCCACGTGAGGTGCATCTCCAAGTCATGCATTCGCTACCAGCACAAAAGCAGGAGATCTTTGATTCACTTCAATCTTGGGCTAGGGACAACCTATTGAACCTTCTGAAGCCAGTTGAGAAGTCATGGCAGCCACAGGACTTCCTACCAGACCCTTCTTCCGAGGGATTTTATGATGAAGTAAAAGAACTGAGGGAGCGGGCAAAGGAAATCCCTGATGACTACTTTGTTTGCCTAGTTGGTGACATGGTTACTGAGGAAGCCCTTCCTACGTACCAAACAATGCTCAACACCCTTGATGGTGTCCGAGATGAAACTGGCGCAAGCCCAACTGCCTGGGCTGTTTGGACAAGAGCATGGACTGCTGAAGAAAACAGGCATGGTGATCTTCTGAACAAGTACATGTACCTTTCCGGACGGGTTGACATGAGACAAATTGAGAAGACTATACAGTACCTTATTGGTTCTGGAATG GATCCAGGAACTGAGAACAATCCCTACATGGGTTTCCTTTACACATCATTCCAAGAGAGAGCTACTTTCATATCCCATGGCAATACTGCTAGGCATGCCAAGCAATTTGGGGACCTTAAACTGGCCCAGATATGTGGTACAATAGCAGCTGATGAGAAGCGCCATGAGACAGCTTACACCAAGATAGTTGAGAAGCTTTTTGAAATAGATCCTGACTACACGGTGCTTGCATTTGCTGACATGATGAGGAAGAAGATCTCGATGCCTGCCCATCTCATGTACGATGGTGAGGACAACAACCTATTCGAGCACTTCAGCTCGGTCGCGCAGCGGCTTGGGGTCTACACGGCGAAAGACTACGCCGACATCCTTGAGTTCTTGGTCCAGAGGTGGAAAGTTGCAGATCTCACTGGACTGTCCGGTGAAGGAAGACGGTCGCAGGACTATGTTTGCACTTTGGCAACGAGATTCAGGCGGCTGGATGAAAGAGCGCAGGCAAGGGCGAAACAGGGGCCTGTGGTTCCATTCAGCTGGGTCTACGACCGTAAAGTGCAGCTCTAA